The sequence CTGCTGCTTCGATGATAAGGCTGCCGGCAAGGATGACCTTTTTTTCTGCGGATAACTGTTTCATCCAGCTAACTGTCGGCCCATCCATGGTTTCGGCAAATTTTTCGGGCTGCATACTAAAGCCGGTGCTGAACATTTCGGGCAGCAATACGATCTCGGTCCTTTCGGTTATCGCCCTGATCTTTCGGTCGAACATGGCCAGGTTAGCCGGTTTATCTTCCCAGGATAAATCGGTCTGGATGGTGGTAATGGTCAATGAAGACATACCACTAAGTTAAATTAACCGTCTGCCTTCCCGCCCAATTTTTTCAGGGTTTCCTGTATCACCGGCCACTCGTACCCTTTATATAATAGGTAGTCCTGGGTTTTCTTTATTTGCTCCTGCCTTCCGGCAGTTGACAGGCTTTCCCATTTTTTTTGGGCTACTTTTTCAAGGGCGGCCCGGTAATCCTCCTCGGATATCTCCTTCAGGGCCTTTTTAATGCAGTACTCACTCACCTGCCTTTGCTTCAATTCGTTCTGGATCCGGTTACGACCCCAACTTTTCATCCGGAACTTTCCTCCTGCAAATTGAATGGCAAAGCGCTCCTCGTTCAGGTAATCTTCTTCAATGAGCTGCGACAGGAGCTGTTCCACCTGGTTTTTATACAGGCCAAAGCCATATAGCTTTTCCTTCACTTCCTGGTGACAACGCTCCTGGTAGCCGCAATAGTGCCGTGCTTTTTGCAGGGCCTGCTCCGGACTGATCGACTTCGAATATGCCATGTTGCAAAGTTGGGTGAAAAGGGAACGTGGAAAAAACCCAAAATTGTGTAGTTTCGTCCCTATCTATAAATCGAACCAGCTTTATGAAGTTTATCGTTTCCTCATCGGCCTTATTGAAGCAACTGCAACAGATCAGCGGTGTAATTAACGCAAATACTGTTTTGCCTATTCTCGAAGATTTTCTGTTTGAAATTGACAAAAACAAACTGAACGTAGTAGCTACCGACCTGGAAACAGTTATGCGGGTACAGATGGATATTGAAGCCAAGGAAAGCGGACGTGTGTGTATTCCTGCCAAGATATTGATCGATTCCTTAAAAAATATTGCTGACCAGCCGCTTACGTTTACCATCGATAAAAATTTTGGCATTGAGATCACCAGCGATAATGGTAAGTATAAGGTAATGGGCGAGAACCCCGATAATTTCCCGAAAGAGCCTTCTGCTGATGATACCACCTCTTTTGAAATGAGCAGCAGCGCACTGGTTACCGGTATCAACAAAACCCTTTTTGCCGTTAGCAGTGATGATCTTCGTCCGGCGATGACCGGCGTGTTTTTTGAACTCGATAAAAACTTTATCCAGTTTGTGGCTACTGATGCGCATCGCCTGGTTCGTTATAAAAGGACTGACGTAAAATGTAAGAAGAACGAAACTTTCATTGTTCCGAAAAAGCCCCTTAATATCCTCAAAAGTGCATTGCCGGATAATGATGATGTACTGACTGTGAGCTATAATAGTAATCACCTGTTTGTTACCCACGGTAATACACAAATGAGTTGCCGCCTCATCGATGCCCGTTTCCCCGATTATAAAGTGGTGATCCCGGTCGATAACCCGTATAAAATGGTGGTGACCAAAACCGACTTCCAGGGTGCTTTGCGCCGTGTTAGTGTATTTAGTAATAAAAGCACCAACCAGGTCGTGTTAAATATCACCGGCAGTGAACTGCAACTTGCCGCACAGGATATCGATTTTAGCTTTGAAGGTACTGAGCGGATGAAATGCCAGTATGATGGTGAAGACCTTTCCATCGCATTCAACGCCCGTTTCCTGATCGAAATGCTGAATGCGGCTGACAGCGATGAAGTTCGCATGGAATTGTCTACTCCTACTAAAGCTGGAATTATTAAGCCGATGGAAGCAGATGAAAATGAAGAACTGCTCATGCTGGTAATGCCGCTGATGTTGAATGCCTGATTTTTCACATCATGATGTTTTCCCAGATCAGATCATACGACAACTATATTGTTGCCAACCTGCAACTGAACCTGCTGAAGGATCATGGTATTTCCTGTTACCTCCAGGATGAACATACTATTACAATAGATCCTTTACTGAGCCCGGCTATTGGTGGGATGAAACTCATGGTGGTGGACAATGACATGGAAAAAGCCAGCGAGCTCCTCGATTCTGTGGAAGATGATTACCTCAAAACCGTGGCTTGTCCGGTTTGCCACCACACTTCCCTTGAAAAAATAACGCATGTTGATCATCCAACCGGATTTTGGCCAAAATTAAAAAACCGGTTGATCGGTGGTTCTCCTGCTTCTTTTAAAACCTACTACCATTGCACCTCTTGTGACCAAACCTTTTCTTCCCTTCCCGTTTGAGCGGAGAATGGAAATCCTTTCTTAATTTAACAGGAAGATTGCCATTATGGAAAAATTCATGGAATACTGGTCACATATTCCTTCCGCCCACCGTGTACTGATATTAATGGGCGGAATGATTTTTTTCTGGTTGCTGGAAGGCTACTATCCCTTATTCAAATTTTCTTTTAACCGCATAAAACATGCGGGTGTCAACCTGGTCTTTTTAGCGACTACGCTCGTGTTGAATTTGATCTTCGGTTTTTACACCATTAAGATCTGCCAGTATACCGTTGACCACCACTTCGGGTTACTGAACTGGCTGCAATGGCCGCTTTGGGTGGAAGTGGTCATCGGTGTTTTTATGATGGATTTCTTCGGGCAATATATGCCGCACTGGTTGATGCATAAAGTGAAGTTCATGTGGAAATTCCATATGGTTCACCATAGTGATACCAAGGTAGATGTTACAACAGGAACCCGGCACCACCCGGGTGAGTGGTTGTTCCGTGAAACCGCAGCAATCGTTGGCATCCTGGTGTTGGGACTTCCCGTGGGTATGTATTTTTTATACCGCGGCTGTGCTGCTTTATTTACTCATTTCAACCATGCTAATATCCGTGTGCCCCTGCTGGTTGACAAACCCATCAGCTGGATCTTTGTTTCCCCGAACATGCATAAGGCGCACCACCATTTTCAACGGCCATTGACCGACTCCAATTACAGCAATATTTTTTCTTTGTGGGACCGGTTCTTCGGCACATTTGTTTACGTTGACCCGCATCACCTAAGATATGGTCTGGATGTTCTTGAAGATAGTACCGATGAAAACCTGGACTACCAGTTCAAACTTCCTTTCAACCCCAACATTAAAACAGACTATTAAGATGGGAAAAACAATTGCGATGATTCCGGCAAGATATGATGCTACCCGTTTTCCGGGAAAGCTGATGAAAATGCTGGGGGATAAAACCGTGATCCGGCGGGCCTATGAAAATACACTCGGGACCGGCTTGTTTGACGAAGTTAGTGTGGTCACGGACAGTGAGATTATTTTCGATGAGATCAGTAAGATCGGGGGCATTGTCAGAATGAGTATCGGAACCCACGAAAGCGGAAGTGACCGCATTGCTGAAGCGGTAAAGGATATGGATGTTGACATCATCTTAAATGTGCAGGGCGATATGCCTTTTGTAAAAAAAGGACCCCTGGTTAAACTGCTGGATGTATTTAAGGATCCCGCAGTGCAGGTGGGTTCCCTGATGCAGGAAGTGCACGAAGAATCGGCCATTAAAAATCCCAATGTTGTAAAAGTGGTGGTGGACCGGCAGATGAATTCCTTATTGTTCAGCCGTAGTCCTATTCCATATCCGCGCAGCACCGATATCCCCATTACCTGGTATGAACACGTTGGCGTTTATGCATACAGGAAAGCAGCACTTATGAATTTTACCAAATGGCCAATGACACCTCTGGAATCCGCTGAAAAGATTGAATGTTTGCGTTACCTGGAATATGGGATTCCTTTGAAAATGGTGGTTACAGAATATATGGGTGTAAATATCGATACCCCTGAAGACATGGAAAAAGCACTGCAGTTAATTAACCTTAAATAAACCCTCGTATGAATCAGACTAAACCTTTACTCGCAGAATTTCTGGGAACAGCCTGGCTGGTGTTAGGCGGATGTGGAAGTGCTGTCCTGGCTGCCGCCTTTCCGGCTGTTGGAATTGGTCTTTTAGGTGTTTCGCTGGCTTTTGGATTAACGGTTGTGACCATTGCCTACGCACTAGGACCGATCTCCGGCGCACACCTCAATCCGGCCGTTTCCATTGGATTATGGGCTGCCGGAAAATTTAATGTCGGTTCTTTAGTGGGTTATATTATTGCCCAGGTATTGGGGGGTATTGCTGGTGCCGGAATTTTATATTTAATTGCTTCTGGCCAGGACGGGTTTTCACTAACCGGAGGCTTTGCCGCCAACGGATTTGGGGAACATAGTCCGGGTAAATACAGTATGTCTGCTGCCCTGGTCTGTGAAATAGCGATGACCTTTTTCTTTCTGCTGATCATTCTAGGCGCAACAGCAAAACGTGCCAGCGCCGGATTTGGGGGGTTGGCAATTGGCCTTGGACTTACCCTGATCCACCTTATTAGTATCCCGGTAACCAATACCTCTGTGAATCCGGCTCGCAGCACCAGCCAGGCAATTTTTGTCGGCGATTGGGCTATCGGCCAGCTTTGGTTATTCTGGGTGGCTCCAATTGCCGGGGCTTTATTGGCCGGCTTCGTTTACAAGTATTTCTTCGGGGAGGAATAACCCCGGGTTATTTCTTTTTATATACCGGGACAGTACTGCATGGTTCTCCATACATAATGGTTTTGGCGACCGGTCGCAGGAGGCTGGTTATTTCCAGGTAGGCGAAATCTCCAATGGGGGTTTCGCCACATCCTTTTACCACCACCCGCTTATCCAGGAATTCCTTCGGATCTATTTGCCTGATTCTTTCCAGGAAAAGTTTTTTATGAAAATCATCAGCAGTTCCCAGGAATAATTCCCTGGCATAGGGTTCCAATGCGGCAGCTACCAGCATATATGCCCAAACCGGGATGATGGCATCCGCACTGCAGGTTATCGCCACATACTTATCCTGGTATTGGCTGCAATCGAGATTTTTCATGGCTTCCCTGAAATCTTTTTCTTTCAGGATGAGTTCCATGAAGAGATAATTTTTGAGATCAAACGTCACGATGGTTTCCCGCGGATAATAGGTTTCCAGGTCCAATGTAACCAGTCCGCTTTCTGCCACTTTATTCACAATCACATCTGACATAATGCAGGATTTATATCAATAACAATTTTACAGGTATAAAGTTACGGCCAAAACCAAAAAAGCGGCCGTATGGACCGCTTTTCTGTTATTCTTTCATTTCTCCGTAGATCGTGATGGTCTATAATATTTTAGCCCGTTCATCTTTCACGGTTGCCCCTTTCCGGAGTGATTCTACCGACCTGAAACCACTCATCTGGCGCATCTGCTGCATCTGTGCATTACGCTGTTCATCCGGGTTTACACCACCATCTGCCATTGCAGAAACATTGGTGGATTGAATCACATATACTCCTCCATTTCCGGCAATGGGTACCGAAATCTTGGCCTGGTTGGCTTTATTGAAGGCAGCACCAATTACTTTAGGTTCCTGCCCGATATTTGGTATAAATGGTGCGGAAAATTTAATGCTGTCTGTGTGTTGCACGGTCTGTTGTGTTGCCGTTGCAATCGCATCGAGGGTTGCTGCTGTTCCGATTTTTTTCCTGATCTGCTCTGCTTTTTTCTGGTTCCTGATGATGAATTCAACCTGCGGCCGCGCTTTTGCAACACTCATGGTTCCTGCTGCATTTATTTCAGTAAGTACTGCAACCACATATTTGTCTTCAATATTTACCGGCTCTGATACTTCCCCGATTTTTGCATCATTGATCCATCGAACGAGTTGCCTGCTGGATCCCAAACCGGGGATCATTATATCATTTGGCTTGATCTCCGTTGCAATCAGTTTGGTGAGTTTATTTTTTGCAACAGTTTCATCAAATGCTTTCTGGTTACGGCTTTCCCCGGCGAATTGATTGGCCAGGCCGGATGCCGCATTTTCAGTCTCAGTACTTGGGATGATCGCGCGACTGAGGTAGGCCACTTTATAGGCCTGTTCAAAATTCTTCTGGTTTAAGATCTCTATATAATGGTATCCGAAACTTGTCTTCACCACTTTCTTTTCTCCTGTTGTTCCATAGAAGATAAATTCAGCAAATTCTTTGGCAAGGGTACCAAACTGCTGTGAGCTGAATGAATATTCACCTCCTTTATCCTTACTTCCCTGGTCGTCACTGTATTTAAGCGCCAGGGCTGCAAAATCTGCACCGCCCTTAATAGCGGCCTGTATACTGTCGATCCTTTTTTCTGCGATACTATCCGGTACAGCCTGGTTGCTGATCAGGATGTGTCGGCATTTTACACTATCCGCCAGGGTGCGCTTCCCGATCATTTTTGCGATTACAATATTCCGGGAATCCAGGTAGGGTCCATAAACCACACCATCTGCAAGGTTCCTGATGGTATCTGCATTTGGTACCTGCAATTTTGATTTTACAACATAGCCGTCATAAAATGTCAGTTCACTATTGTTACGCACCAAAAAGGCTGCCGGATCCGGCGCTGCTGCAAAATCAGCGCGAAGGTTGTCGAGGGTTGTTCTCAGCGCATTTGTATCGGCTGCTGTTGGTGCTGCACTGAACGCTACATAACTTATTCCCCGGCTGGCTTCTTGCTTATATTCTTCCTTATGTTTTGAAATATATGCCTCAATATCTGCATCACTTACTTTAACCTCAGCAGCACTGTCACTCACGGTTGAATACGGGACGGCCACAAAATTTACTGCAGCCAGCTGGCTGTTGTCAGCAATGGTCTTTTCTGCCATCCACTTTGGTACATAATAAGTATTACCTAAAAGCGACGCATATTTTTCACGCATCCTGGAATCTACCAGTGCTGGTAAATATACCTCGCTGAAATTCTGCGCCATGGCATTATCCTTTTGCTTCCGTAGGTTAGCTATTGCTGCTTTAGCGGCATTGGCATCATAATTTCCCTGGGCATCTGAAAACTGCTGCCGGATATCCTGCGGCGGATTTGCGCCGAACAACATATCGTCAAGTTCTTTGGGGGTTACGGTAATCCCCAGTTTTTTATATTCAGCATTCAGCACGTTTTCTTCCACGAACTGGTTCCACACCTGTTCCTGGATATTCTGGCGCATGGCCTCATTCATTGGATACCCCTGCTGCTGGTATTGGTTTTCATACTGCTGCACTTTTTTCTGGTATTCAATATATTCTATCTTATTACCGTTGACGGATCCTAAGGTTGTTTCATTTCCTCCTAAAAGTCCGCGACCGCTTTTACCTACAAAAGCGTCCATTAACAGGAATCCCAATAAACTCAGCGCAATTACGCCAAATACCAGCCACGCTGCCTTGTCCCTGATGTTCTGAATGATCGACATGGTTTCTCTTAATTATAATATTATATGGTTGTCCAAAAAATGAGTGGCGAAAATAAGGAAATTCGCCATATGAACAAATTGTGGAAAAGGGTCTCAAAATCGCTACAAATCAGCATTTCAGCCCATATGTAATCGGGCAGCGCCCGAATTTCCTTTTATTATATATATATTATTAACTATATTATTAAAATCAGGTTGTTCCACGTTTATTTTGGCTTGTGAAACCTGTTTACACAACTAATTGTGGAAAGGATGTAAAATTCGTGGATAAGCCAGGCATTTATTCTTTGAAGAAGAGGATAAGTATGGAACAAATAAACCAATTTCCCGGGCGCATTAAAGGAACTGCTAACAAACCATTACTTATACCTTTACTTTACACAGTCCCTGCTAAAATTAATTGTACAGTACTTCTTCATTTCCACAACTGTTAACAAGGCGCATTTGTTGAATGGTACAAAGGGTTTAGTGTTGTTGATTTTTTGTGGATTATGGTGGATAAGCAACTAATTTTGATACCAGCAACTGTTTTAAAATTTATTATCCCCATATCCACAGCCCTAATAATAATAGGTTTATTTTAATAATTATTTATTATAGTATATTACTATGGCAGTTATGAACATCGAATCAGCTTTGACAAATGTCCCGCGCGTCGGTTTCCTCGATATTGAAATTGATCCGCAAATGGATTTGTTCCATGAGATCGAAAGACTTAAAAAGGAAAAGAATGCGATCATACTGGCGCATTACTACCAGGAGCCCGATATCCAGGATGTGGCGGATTATATCGGGGATAGCCTTGGACTGGCTCAACAGGCTGAAAAGACCACTGCAGATATCATTGTTTTTGCCGGTGTCCATTTCATGGCGGAAACAGCCAAGATCCTGAATCCCTCTAAAAAAGTTTTATTGCCTGATCTCAAGGCAGGATGCTCCCTGGCCGATTCTGCACCTGCTGATCTGTTCACAGCGTTTAAAAAGCAGCATCCTAACCATATCGTTATTTCGTACATCAATTGCTCCGCCGAAATAAAAGCACTTAGTGATATCATTTGCACAAGTGGAAATGCAGAAAAAATAATTGATAGTGTTCCTGCTGACCAGCCGATCATTTTTGCACCGGATAAAAACCTTGGGGCCTACCTCAACAAGAAAACCGGCCGCAATATGGTGCTTTGGAATGGTGCCTGTATGGTGCATGAAATTTTCAGCCTTGAAAAAATAACCCGGCTGAAGATCAGGCATCCAAATGCAAAATTGATTGCCCACCCGGAATGTGAAGACCCATTGTTGCGCATTGCGGACTTCATAGGGAGCACAACGCAGCTGCTTAAGTACTCACAGCAGGATTCGTCAAAAGAGTACATTGTTGCGACGGAAACAGGCATTCTGCACCAGATGCAAAAAGCAAGTCCGGATAAAACATTTATTCCGGCTCCTCCTGATAATAGCTGTGCCTGCAATGATTGTCCGCACATGAAATTGAATACCCTGGAAAAATTGTATTTGTGCATGGAATATGAAATTCCTGAAATTTTAATGGATGAATCTTTGCGGCTGGCTGCAAAAAAACCTATTGACCGGATGCTGGAAATCAGCAGGGCCGCTGGTTTGATCGGGTAAGAATGGAAATTAACAGTTGGTGTGGATAATTTTTACTAGGTTTGCAGTTCTGTACATCGCTCCCTCTATTCCGAATCCCACACTTCGTTATTGGTTGGTTCGTTTGTAAGGCAGGTAAAGTAACATCACCAATTGTTAGCCTTACCGTTTTTATCATTTAAATATTTTGTTTTGAATTTTTCGCAATTAGCGGTTATTGAGCCTATTTTAAAGGCGCTGACCGATGCTGGTTATACCCAGCCCACTCCCATCCAGGAAAAAGCTATTCCCGTTGTTTTAGGTAGAAAAGACTTGTTGGCCTGTGCCCAGACCGGTACCGGTAAAACAGCTGGCTTTGCCATTCCTGTCCTTCAACTCCTGAAAGAAGACAAAGAAGCCGGTAAAAGATTTACCGGGATCCAGGTGCTTGTATTAACACCAACCCGTGAACTCGCTATCCAGGTGGAAGAGAGTTTTCGCAACTATGGCAAATACCTTGGATTTACAAGCATGACCATTTTTGGTGGTGTTTCGCAGGTCCCGCAGGTACAAACCTTACAGCGTGGTGTTGATATTTTAATTGCCACACCCGGACGCTTACTTGATTTGTTATCGCAGCATTTAATTTCGTTGAACCATCTCCGTTACTTCATCCTTGATGAGGCCGACCGTATGCTTGACATGGGATTTGTGCACGATGTTAAAAGGGTATTGAAAGTTATTCCGCAACAAAGGCAATCCTTGTTTTTCTCTGCTACAATGCCTGGTGAAATCAGGCAACTGGCGGACACTATTTTAAAAGCTCCGGTCAGCATTGCTGTTAACCCGGTGTCTTCTACGGTAGACCTGATAAGCCAGTATTTGTTCCATGTTGGTAAAGAGGATAAGCGGTTTTTATTAATGAACCTGCTGAATTCTGCTGACATTGAAACTGTACTTGTTTTCACCCGGACTAAATATGGCGCTGATAAAGTGGCCAAATTCCTGGTTCGTGAAGGTGTTCCTGCAGCGGCTATCCATGGGGATAAATCCCAGGGCGCACGCCAGCAGGCATTAAATAATTTCAAGGATGGTAAGATCCGCGTGCTTGTCGCTACGGATATTGCTGCCCGTGGTATTGATATCGATGCCCTGGCCCATGTCATTAATTTTGATGTTCCCAATGTGGCCGAAACCTATGTTCACCGTATTGGCCGGACCGGCCGTGCTGGTGCAACCGGAACCGCCATATCTTTTTGTGAGCCCGAAGAAAGGGCTTACGTAAGGGATATCGAAAAACTGATCGGAAAGAAAATACCCGTTCGGCAGGTGACGCAGGCCGCAGCGATTTAAGATAAGTGAATAAGTGAATAGGTCAATAGGTGAATGGTTTAATCTATTCACCTATTGACCTATTCACTTATTGACCCATTCACTTTTTCCCCATAAATGTTTGATCCCCAACCCCTTATCTCCCCATATACACCATCAGTATCTGCACATCACTCGGATTGATGCCCGATATACGGCTGGCTTGTCCAAGGGTTCTTGGCCGGATCTTTTTTAGTTTTTCCCGGGCTTCATTGCTGATGGAGGCTATTTTGGAATAATCAAAGCTTTCCGGTATTTCCAGGCTTTCCATTTGGTTCATACGACCCACCAGTTCTTTTTCTTTTTCTATATAGACATCATATTTCAGTTGGATCTCCGCCTGTTCATAAGCGGCAGTACCCAGGTTACTGAGGGCCTCTTTTAGTCTCGGGACAGCAGTGATCATATCTTTCAGGTTGATATTGGGACGTAGCAACAATTGTGCAGCCCTTTGCTTTTGCGTGATGGCTGCAGAGTTTTGCGCTTCCAGGAAAGTATTCACCTCAGCTGGCTCAAAAGCGAAGGATTGCAATACAACTTTCACTTCTTCTGTGTCGGCCTTTTTCCTGAACACCCGGTCCATTCTTTCCTGGCTGGCCAATCCCATCCGGTAACTTTTTTCAGTCAACCGGATGTCTGCATTGTCCTGCCTTAATAAGGTGCGGAATTCAGCCCTGCTGGTAAACATGCGGTATGGTTCTTCGGTACCCTTACTGATCAGGTCATCAATCAACACCCCAATATAGGCATCACTTCTTTTCAGGATGAAAGGGTCTTCTTCCCGGACTTTAAGATGTGCATTAATACCAGCCATTAATCCCTGGCAGGCGGCTTCCTCATATCCCGTAGTACCGTTGATCTGCCCGGCAAAGAACAGATTTTGGATCAGTTTGGTTTCCAGGGAATAGGTCAATTGGGTTGGCGGGAAATAATCGTATTCAATGGCATAACCCGGACGGAACATTTTAGCCTGTTCAAATCCGGGGATAGATACCAGGGCTTTATATTGTACATCTTCGGGTAAAGAGGTCGAAAACCCGTTTACATAGATTTCTACCGTATTCCACCCTTCTGGTTCAACGAAAATCTGGTGTCGCTCCCGGTCTGCAAAGCGGTTGATTTTATCTTCAATACTTGGGCAATACCTGGGGCCAACCCCTTCAATACGGCCGGTATACATGGGACTGCGGTCAAACCCGGTCTTCAGGAGTTCATGTGTCCTGGGATTGGTGTAGGTAATATGGCAACTCCGCTGCTGTTCTGGTCGGATGGTTTCTATATCCAGGTAGGAAAAACCAACAATAGTATCGTCTCCTGCCTGCGGTTCCATTTTTGAATAATCCAGGCTCCGGCCGTCAATACGGGGTGGTGTACCGGTTTTTAGGCGGTCGGACTCAAACCCTAATTCGACGAGTTGCTCGGTAATACCGGTCGCCGCTTTTTCAGCGACCCGCCCACCCCCAAAAGTCTTTTCCCCGATATGGATGATCCCGTTCAGGAAGGTTCCGCTCGTTACAACCACCGCTTTAGAAGAGATTTCATGCCCTAATCCGGTGATAACCCCGGCTGCCCGGCCATCCCTGATCAGCAAACCCTTTACCATATCCTGGTAAAAATCAACGTTAGGCGTTTGTTCCAGCATTTCGCGCCAGGTGGCGGCAAATAACATCCGGTCACTTTGGGCCCTTGGACTCCACATAGCCGGACCCTTAGACAGGTTTAACATCCTGAATTGGATCATGCTTTTATCCGTCACAATCCCTGAATAGCCGCCAATGGCA comes from Flavihumibacter fluvii and encodes:
- the mnmG gene encoding tRNA uridine-5-carboxymethylaminomethyl(34) synthesis enzyme MnmG, whose translation is MFPVYDVIVVGAGHAGCEAAAAAANMGSKVLLVTMNMQTIAQMSCNPAMGGIAKGQIVREIDAIGGYSGIVTDKSMIQFRMLNLSKGPAMWSPRAQSDRMLFAATWREMLEQTPNVDFYQDMVKGLLIRDGRAAGVITGLGHEISSKAVVVTSGTFLNGIIHIGEKTFGGGRVAEKAATGITEQLVELGFESDRLKTGTPPRIDGRSLDYSKMEPQAGDDTIVGFSYLDIETIRPEQQRSCHITYTNPRTHELLKTGFDRSPMYTGRIEGVGPRYCPSIEDKINRFADRERHQIFVEPEGWNTVEIYVNGFSTSLPEDVQYKALVSIPGFEQAKMFRPGYAIEYDYFPPTQLTYSLETKLIQNLFFAGQINGTTGYEEAACQGLMAGINAHLKVREEDPFILKRSDAYIGVLIDDLISKGTEEPYRMFTSRAEFRTLLRQDNADIRLTEKSYRMGLASQERMDRVFRKKADTEEVKVVLQSFAFEPAEVNTFLEAQNSAAITQKQRAAQLLLRPNINLKDMITAVPRLKEALSNLGTAAYEQAEIQLKYDVYIEKEKELVGRMNQMESLEIPESFDYSKIASISNEAREKLKKIRPRTLGQASRISGINPSDVQILMVYMGR